The genomic window AAAGACAGAAATAGCAATGCCAAATCCTGTTCCAATTAAAACTTTCTTTCGTCCATAACGATCGCCAATTCTACCCCATATTGGTGCGACAAGAAACGCTACTAAAAAAGAAACGCCAAACACGAAACCCGACCATCTTTGCACATCTTCTCCTGAATACTGTCCGAACGATTCAATGTACAAGGATAAAAAAGGAATGACCATCGTCATGCTTGCGCCAACAAATAGGTTGGCAAACCACATAATAAGTAAATTACGCTTTTCTGCTTTTATACCGATCACCTTCGTTACATAAGGATGCTCCTTATTATTTCGCAACTCTAAATATATGCGAAAAAAAAACAGCCGTCAAACCTCTTTTACGCGCTAAATCCGTAAAAAAAGGATTAAAACAGCTACTTTCCTTCCTCTTGATTCTTTTTTCACACTTCTTGAAAAAAAACATAATCTATTGATAACCACTATATAGGAGGCGAATGGAATGGATCTTTCAGATGAAATGGTGTTACTCATTACCATTCTCGTACTATTTATCTTATTAATTATTGTTGGAATTATTTTGTTTTACCTGTAGTCAACGTTATTCCACTACTGCAACAGCAATACATGTCACATTAGATAGTCATTTTAAAACAAAGATAAGGTTTGATAACGGATTTCAACAAGGTTTGTTACACTTAAACCAAGCAACCGTACTTGACGATCCACCGTTCCATAAGCTAGCCACAGTTCTTGGGCATACCTGTACAGATCATCCCATTTGTGAACATAATCAGGCAAGCTAATACGTCGTGTAATCGTATCAAATGAACGATAGCGAATTTTAATAACAATGGTTTTTCCTTGTTTTTTCACACGCTCAAGAGAGGATTGCACTTCTTCAGCAAGCACCCGTAACTTTCGCAAAACGTCTTCATCTGTCACGAGGGGTTGAGAATACGTATGTTCTTTCCCGACGGATTTACGATCCCGGTGGACTTTTAACCGATTATGATCAATTCCCCTTGCACGCTTATAATAAGAAAGACCCGCTTTGCCAAAATGATGAACGAGATCGAGTTGAGTTAACTGATACAAGTCATTTCCGGTATAGATATGCAAGCTATGCATTTTCGCCGCTGTTTTCGGTCCAATTCCAGGAAATTTTTCTACCGGCAGTTCTTTTATAAACGCTTCTGCTCGATCAGGTGGAATAACGGTTAAACCAGCCGGTTTCTTTAAATCGGAAGCGATTTTAGCGAGAAATTTATTATAGGAAACACCTGCTGAACTCGTCAGTCCAGTCTTCTCCCAGATCTCACGTTGAATATGCCGAGCTAGTTTGCTCGCGCTTACTTCTCCCAAACGATTTGTTGTCACATCTAAATACGCTTCATCAATTGACATCGGTTCTACTAGGTCTGTGTATGCAAGCATAACTTCACGAACTTTCAAAGACGCCTCCTGGTACGCTTTATAGTTACCAGATATGAAAATTCCTTCCGGGCAACGCTTGTACGCTTCATATGCACTCATGGCTGAATGAATTCCGTACTTTCTTGCTTCATAGTTCGCCGTGGAGACAATGCCTTTACCTCCTGTTTTTCTTGGGTGTTTTGCAATAATAACAGGCTTTCCTTTTAAAGAAGGATTATCCCGTTCTTCTACAGATGAAAAAAAAGCATCCATATCAATGTGAATGATTTTTCGTGACGTATCCCGATATGGCTCAGGCAGCTTAAAATTGTGATTTGCCATAACAAACCCGCCTCTTTCGTTTTTTCCTCGTACTATCCATTATAGGGGAACGTATGATCGAAGTCAATTAAATTCGGTTGTACCATTTCTAGCCAGAACTCTTAGGTACCAAAAAATGACTTCTCAACAAGAATAAATCTTTCTATTGAGATCTGGAGATAAACCACCTATTTGCTATGTTTCCTTTCAGAGTGGTTTCAAATAACGAGCATCACTGAAGAATAAACCTAAACGCATATTTTATCGTGTCTAACAGTTAGAGGCATAGCTAATAGACACCTCTATTCAAACATTCTATAACTTGTAAATCCTATTAGCTTCATACAGTATCTATTCCATTAGATGCTTTTCCTATGTATAAAGAGGGCGAACAACTCTCCCTCTTTTAAAACGATTACAAGATATCTAATCTTACAAGCAACGCTAAAAGGATTTGAAGCAAAAGTTGAATGTTAACGGCAATTTGTGTATCAGTTGTAGTAACATCAACATTTTTAGAGTTTTCAACAACAGTTTTTTGATAGTTTAACTGTTTGATTTTAGAACTTTGCAGAAGTTCTTGAGTGATCTTATCAGCTTTTTCGCTGTCTGCAATGGAAATACTGATGACTAACGCAATAGCGGTTTGTAAAGATGCTTGTAATGAAAGAGCTGCTTTCGTATCAGTAGAATTTACTGTTACATCACAAGAATCTTTAATTAGGATAAACTCTTCTGACAATTGCAATGTCTTGTTAACTTGTGAAGCACCTTGAGTAGGTGAACCTCCATTATTATCCATTGGATGACATGCTTCTGGATCTAAAGCCGACCAACGCTTGTTATTTCTCCAATGAGATTCGTGATCCTCACATTTCTTACACTCTTTTTCTTCAACTTCAATATGACTTTCTTCACTCATTTCTAATACCCCTTCCTTCATAGTCTACTTTACTTTATGTCGTAATATATTTTTTGCTTGGGCAGATTAATTAAGGGCTTTTACCTGTTTTAAAATCTTCTTCGGTTAACAAATGAATTTGGATTGTGCTTCCTAGTAATCACAGCTGGTCTCTCATAAAAATCGTTTGAATCAGCTGACATCCCATTATTAACCTCGTAAGAATCTTCTTTTTCTGGAGAATTTGCAGAATCGGTCAGTTTCTTTCTTAATAGGCTCTTCTCTAAATTACTAGAATCAAAAGAAGTTTTCATTGGTTTCCCTACAGTATCCATGTCTATATTCTGCAAAAACTTATTGACTTCTGTTTGAATATCTACGACGGTACTCTTTACTTTTGCTTGATCCGTTAAAGATAGATCTTTAGAAACATTCACATTATACTTGTCTAAAATACGGCCTACTACTACCTCCACTAAGTGTTGGTGATTATTCATGTTGACTTCCCCTTCCAGTAAATTCGTATTTAAGAATGGTTTTTCACACTTTAGAACATTATTTCTTCTATACTTTTCGTTCATCTTATCCTTCAGTTGTATCCCCATAAATCCATTCTTTCTAAGTAGTTTATGTTTCAATACATTTTTTGATTGGGCCCTTAAGTACCAAAAACTGATCCTGAAAAAAACTAGCAGTACATAAAACGATTGAATGATTTACGAATCTATTAGATGTCTGCATTCACCGTAGTTAGAAAATCGAAACAAAGCCTTTCCCACGCTTCGATAAATGACACCAAAACAAAAAACCCTCAACACATAATGTGTCGAGGGCTTCGTCTTTTAATAGTTTTGCATGAACTGTTCTCTTTCCCACGGATGGACTTGGGTGCGGAACATATCCCACTCAATTTCTTTTGCTTCAATAAAGTGTTCAACTGCATGCTCTCCTAATGCTTGAACAAGTGTGTCGTCTTTCACTAAACTTTCAAGCGCTTCAGCTAGTGAAGCCGGTAAAGCTTTAATGCCTTCTTCTACACGCTCTTCCTTGCTCATGACGTAAATGTTTCGATCCGTTGCTTCTGGAGGCGTCATTTTACGCTTGATACCATCTAAACCAGATGCTAACATAACAGCCATTGCTAAATACGGGTTAGCAGATGGGTCTGGACTACGTACTTCAATACGTGTTGATACACCACGTGAAGACGGGATACGGATAAGTGGTGAACGATTACGCATCGACCAAGCGATATAAACGGGTGCTTCGTAGCCTGGTACTAAACGCTTGTACGAGTTAACAATTGGATTCGTAATAGCTGTAAAGCCTTCAGCATGCTCTAAAATACCACTTAAGAACTGCATGGCTGTTTTGCTTAACTGACTTTCTGTTTTCTCGTCATAAAACGCGTTGCCTTCTTTTGTGAAGAGCGACATGTTTAAGTGCATACCAGAGCCATTTACACCAAACAATGGTTTTGGCATAAACGTTGCATGAAGACCATGCTTACGAGCAATCGTTTTAACAACAAGCTTAAACGTCTGAATGTTGTCACATGCGGTAATCGCATCAGCGTATTTAAAATCAATTTCGTGCTGCCCAGGTGCAACTTCATGGTGAGATGCTTCAATGTCAAAGCCCATATCTTCTAGCTCTAAAACGATATCACGACGACAGTTCTCACCAAGGTCAGTTGGTGCAAGGTCAAAATATCCACCTTTATCGTTTAGCTCAAGGGTTGGCTCGCCTTTTTCATCATTCTTGAATAAGAAAAATTCCGGCTCTGGACCAATGTTAAACCCTGTAAAACCTAATTCTTCTGCTTGTTTTAACACGCGCTTTAAAATCCCGCGAGGATCTCCATCAAATGGCGTTGGCTCTTCGCCTGGTTTACCTGGTTGATAAATATCACAAATTAATCGCGCCACTTTCCCTTTTTCCGGTGTCCATGGGAAGATGACCCACGTATCTAAATCCGGATAAAGGTACATATCTGATTCTTCAATTCGTACAAATCCCTCGATGGAAGATCCGTCAAACATCATCTTGTTATCCAGCGCTTTTGAAAGCTGATCCACTGGAATTTCTACGTTTTTAATTGTTCCTAATAAGTCTGTAAACTGTAGACGAATAAAGCGTACATTTTCGTCTTGTGCAATGCGAACAATATCTTCTCTTGAATAATTTGGCAACGCATTTGCTCCTCTCACTCTGTTTTTATATGTAGAAAAGGACGTAAACGCCTTTTTACATGACTTTTAAACGATAAGCTATGTACGTATCGTACTAAAGGCTTTTTTGTTCGTCAAGAAAAGTCCTTATTCATTGTCTTCCTTTTCCCCACGGTTACTAAACGTCTTTTCTACTGCTTTCGTTACAGCAAGCTTCACATGTTCATACGTTAGGCCACCTTGAACATACGCAGTAAATGGCGCACGCAATGGGCCGTCAGCAGTTAATTCAATACTTGCACCTTGCACGAATGTGCCTGCCGCCATAATGACATCATCTTCATAACCTGGCATATAGCTCGGCGTTGGTGTAACGTGGGCATTTACTGGGGAAGTGTGTTGAATGGATTGACAAAAGGCAACCATTTGTTCAGCTGTGTCAAAATAGACCGCTTGAATTAAATCAGTGCGTGTTTCACTCCAACGCGGTGACGTCTTCATTCCTACATCTTCTAATAAAGCAGCTGTGAAATGAGCACCTTTTACGCTTTGAGCGACCACGTGTGGGGCTAAAAAGAAGCCTTGATACATGTCTGTTAGTGTCCCAAGTGTTGCCCCTCCTTCAGCACCAATACCCGGTGCAGCTAAACGATAGGAGGCTAACTCTACAAAATCCCGCTTCCCAACAATATACCCACCAGATTTAGCGATGCCACCACCTGGATTTTTAATTAACGAACCTGCCATTAGATCAGCACCAACGTGACAAGGCTCTTTTGTTTCAACAAACTCTCCATAACAATTATCAACGAATACAATGACATCCTCTTTTATCGATTTTACATAAGCGATAATATCTGCTAGTTCAGCAATCGTAAAGGAGGGACGATCTCCATACCCTCGTGAACGCTGAATTCCTACTACTTTCGTCTGTGCATGAATCGCGTTTCGAATACCTTGCTTGTCCATTTTACCGTTCAAAAGATCAACTTTGTTGTAGCTAATTGAATAATCACGCAGCGAGCCCTTACCATTTCCTCGAATACCGACAATTTCCTCGAGGGTATCATAAGGCGTTCCGCTAATGTATAGCAATTCATCTCCAGGACGTAATAGACCAAAAAGCGCTACAGCTATGGCGTGTGTACCAGACACAAGCTGATGGCGGACTAAGCTCGCTTCTCCTCCAAACACATCTGCATAAATTGCTTCTAACGTCTCTCGCCCCGCATCATCATACCCATAACCTGTTGAAGGAGTGAAATGAAAATCGGCGACTTGATGGGTCGCAAAACTTTCCATCACTCGATTCTGGTTAAATAGAGCGACTGCATCCACTTGTTCATGAATTGGTTTTATTTTGTCTTCTGCGCGTTGTACAAGCACGCTGACTTCTTTTGAAAATAATGATTTCATACGTTGTTTCTCTCCTAATTAAATTCAATCCTCTTAAGCTTATCACGTCATAAAAAAGAAAGAAATAAAATGGCGCCATGACACGCATCTTATTTCTTGAATGTGAAATCTTCTTTTCGTAATGTCTCAAGCTCTGATTTTGTAAACTTATCTTCTTTTAACACCCGAACCGCTTGAAGTCGAATCGCTTCTTCCACCATATTTCTTATATAACGTCCGTTGCTAAAAGCATACGTTTCCTCTACTAAAACATGCTTTAGATGCTCACGACAGCGATTCAATGCATCTTTTTCAATCATATAATCTCGATCTTTCGCCATTCCAATAAGCATCTCTATCAGTTCTTCTACCGAGTAATTCGGGAACGTAATTGAAATCGGAAAACGAGACGGTAAGCCCGGATTCAAAGACAGAAAAAAATCCATTTCTTTTGAATAACCCGCTAAAATGAGCACAAATTCATTTGCATGATTCTCCATTCCGCGAACGAGTGTATCAATGGCTTCTTTTCCAAAGTCTTTTTCCCCACCTCTTGAAAGAGAGTACGCTTCATCAATGAACAGAACGCCTCCTTGGGCTTGCTTTAAGACATCCCTTGTTTTCTGCGCAGTATGCCCAATATACTCACCAACAAGATCAGCCCGCTCCATTTCGATAAAGTGCCCTTTTGAGAGAACATTCATTTCATGTAAAAAAGAGGCAATAAGCCGAGCAACCGTTGTCTTGCCAGTGCCAGGATTGCCTTTGAAAATCATGTGCAATACTTGTTTTGGTGATTTTAAGCCGACTTCCTTCCGTCGTTCACTAATATAAATCCATGCGTACAGTTCTTTTACAAGCGCCTTTATCTCTTTTAAGCCGATATAGTTTGCAAGTTTATGTTCAAACCGAACGAGAACTTCATGCTTTTCTTTTTCTTCAACAGACACAAACCAATCTGTGCTCGCACGCTTTTCAGGAGATTTATTTAACACGACATTTATCCGCGCATTATTTTTCATTTGGTGATTTGACATGGTTAGTAAGACCTCCCTCGAAACCTCATCACTCCTACTACTATACGTGTAAGAAGACAATGCGTGATAAACACCCAAACGATGCTTCCTCTTCTTTATCTTATGGCTATGGTAGAAAAACCATGCCTCTAATCCTTCCCATAGACATTTACACGGTTTTTGTTAAAATTTAAGAAAAGGGGGAGTTGGATGGACGTATTGTCGTGGAAAAACGTGTTTTTAGATCAGCTCGCTCTAAAAGGAAGAAAGCAGGCAACGATTCGTCGCTATGACTATGATTTGCTTGACTTCTTTCAATGGTTAGAAGAAAAGCCCTTTAAAACATTAACAACAGATGAGGTTGAAGCGTTTTACCATCACTTAATGATGTCACGTCAGTATAAAGTACGGACAATCCGCCGAATCTCTTCTGTACTTCGTCGTTTTACACTGTTTTTACTGGAAGAAGGCTCCTTACAAGATCATCCATTGCTCCATCATGAACCACCTTTGTTGAACCTTGAGCCCTTAACAAGAAATGAGTGGATTAGTCAAAAAGAAACAACAATTTTGCTCAAAACAAGCCATTCTGAAAGAGGGTTAACCGAAAACCAACGAGCCGCTCGACCGCAATTAACAGAACGGAATTATACGATTTTGCTATTGCTAACGAACTATGGCATTACGCTAGGTGAAGCATGTGCGCTTACAATGAGGGATACATCTTTTATTCAACAAACGATTATTGTTGGTTCAGATGCCTCTAAACGGACTCTAGTATTAGAGGACGACCATGCTAAACAACTTTATGTTTATTGGAGTAGCATTCCAGAACCTGTTCGACCTCGTATGCACACAGATGATTCATTCTTCGTCGCGTTTGATTTTACAAGACGAACCTATCATTGGTCTTATGAACACGATCGCCCAAAAGCATTAACTGCTATTGCTCTTCAAAAAATGATTCGTACAGAAGTTGCACGTGCACATTTACGGAAAGGCATTTCCGCACAACATTTTCGTAATTCCTACTTACTACGATCGTTACTCTATTCTGGGCATGATCATCAGCTACAGCATAAACTTGGATTAAAAAGTCCGTTGTCTCTTCGCCGTTATGTACTGACCGTCTCGCGATTAACGACAAAAGAAAAAGCGCTTTTACTCACAACTAGATAAAAAAGATCTCTGAACAGTTGTTCAAGAGATCTTTTTCTACTTTTATACGTCCGTTTCGCTTTTCAACTGGACGTTTTTTTGCGGTGCAAATGTTGAAATTGCATGCTTATATACAAGCTGCTGCTTTCCTTCTGTCTCAATAATGACCGTGAAGTTGTCAAATCCCTTTATTGTGCCACGAAGCTGAAACCCATTTAATAAAAACATCGTGACTGGAATCGATTCCTTTCTTAGTTGATTTAAAAATTGATCTTGAATGTTCACCGTTGACTTCATAACGATAGCCCCTCTCTCTCTATGTGTTTCTACTTAATTATTCGAGTCCATTTTTAAATTTCCTGCAAGAAAAATCGACGACTTTCGGTAAAATTTCTTCAATCGTCTGGGAAGTAACATCAAACCATTCTGCTTCACTTTTATTTTTAAACCACGTTAGTTGTCTTTTTGCATACTGGCGCGAACGAGTTTTGATTTGGTCAATAGCTTGTGACAATGATTGCTCTCGATTAAAGTAAGCATACAGTTCTTTATAACCAATGGCTTGGATCGCCGGTCCTTCAATGCCTGCTTTATACAAAGCCTCTACTTCTTCAACAAGCCCCAGTTCCATCATACGGTCTACACGTTGATTTATGCGACTATACAGAAGCTCTCTATCCATTGTTAGACCAATTAGCGCACTATGGAACCGAGGCACCGATTGTTCTTCTTCCCGTTCAGAAAAACGATGCCCTGTAGTATGAAGGACTTCCAAGGCACGGATGACACGTCGTTCGTTATGAGGATGAATGGATTCTGCTGCTTTTGGATCCTTCTCTACAAGCAATTGAAACAGAGCTGATCCCCCCTGTTTTTGAGCAAACATTTCCAGCTCTTGCCTATAAGCTGGATCGCTTTCTGCTTTAGAAAACGATAAATGGTGGGTAATAGCTTGGACGTACAACCCTGTGCCTCCAACCATGATGGGCATTTTACCTCGGGCCTTTACATTCGAAATTGCTGCTAGTGCACGGTCTTGAAAGCTCGAAACTGTCCATGGCTCCGTTGGGTGCAGCATATCAATTAAATGGTGAGGTACACGTGCTCTCTCTGCATCAGTTGGCTTCGCCGTTCCAATCGTCATACCTTGATACACTTGCATCGAATCAGCATTAATTATTTCGCCTTGTAACGTTTCTGCTAGACGTATACTTAGTTCGGTTTTTCCGACTGCGGTTGGTCCAACAACTGCAATTAATGGATCTTTTTTCAACAACATACTTCCTTCCACTGTTTCATTCATTGCTTGATTACACCATATTGAAACGATGCATTTGCTCGTTTTTCTACTGAAAACCCGAGCGTTGCAAACAAATCACTTTTTGTGTGATTTTTTAAAACGACTTTTTTTCGCGCGACTCGTTTTGCTTCTTCGACCATAGTGGCTGTTAACGATTGATAAGACGCAAATTGCTTTAGCCCTGCAATACCAGGGGAATGTAACCGAACATCGAACATCGGATCAAAGTAAACGACATCGACACTTTTTGATTCGCTTTTCTTTAAAAAAGAGAGACTATCTGTTTTAGTGACGTTTATCCGCCTTAAAGCATCAATAAAAAGGTCATCACCTTCACGCCAATTTGCAAGTCCGTGACTGACAATAAATGCTATATAGGCATTTGCTTCTAAACCAATAACCTGTCCCTTTTGGCCGACAGCCAATTGTGCCATCGTAGCGTCTGCCCCCATACCGAGTGTAGCGTCAATAAACGTGTCTCCTGGATGTAACTCTGTTGCGGCTAGAAAAGGATCATAGCCTGATCTTCGCCACTGCTTATAGCGTAGAAAAGCAACATTCGGGTGATAATAAAACGGCTCTGCCCCTTGCTGCTTATGCAAAATTAGTTTGTCTTTCGCAACAACTAACAGTGGCTGATCACCAAACGCTAAATAGAAATCTTCGATGGAGCGATCATTTCGATCAATAAACGTACCGTTAAGTGGCGTTATATAAGACATCGCTTCCTCTTTTAAGCGTTCCACTTGTTTTCTTGCTGTTGTCACAATCACGTTTGTTTGCCCCTCTACATTACACGTTTAAACATTTTTTCTAATTCATAGGTGGAGAAGTGGATCAGAATAGGACGACCATGGGGACATGTATAAGGCTCTTCACACCGCCTTAACGTTTCTAGCAGTTCAAACATCTCATCATGTCGCAAGTGCCGATTCGCTTTAATGGCCGCTTTACAACTCATTAAAATGGCCGCTTCTTCTCGCAACCGGTACAAGTCAATTCGTTTAGTCCCAAGCAACTGGTCTATGATTTCGCGAATAGACGACTCTTCTTCTCCTCTTGGAAACCATATTGGATGTGACCGCACAACATACGTATGGTGACCAAATGGTTCAAGGGTTAACCCTACCATTTCTAATTTCTCTTTTGATTCTTGAATCATGGCTGCTTCTCGAGCGGTAAATTCTAGTGTTAGCGGAACGAGTAAATCTTGTAACGTTGACGTAGGCTCACTTAGTTTTTTGCGGAAATACTCATATTTAATCCGTTCCTGTGCCGCATGTTGATCAATTAAGTACATACCGTTATCGTTTTGCGCAACGATATAAGTTCCATGCATTTGTCCAACTGGGTACAAAGGAGGAATGGTTGAAACGATCACTTCTTCAGATTTTTCTTGTTTGAGTTCAGATTGAACCGTTGGCGCTGTTTCAACCAGTTGCTCCATTTCAGCTTCAACATCCTTTTGACTGTTGTATTGCTGTTCTTGCATCGAAAACGGTTCCTCAGTCTTGGAAGTCGTTTTCAGCGGTGCAAGGTCACTCAACGGTTTCTTTTTGTAGGCATATGTTTCTTCATGAACCGCTACATCTGTCTCCTCTGATTCTACTGCTCGATCTTGGTAGCGCAATGAAAACGCTAGTTGTTGCGACGTTTGTTTCTCAACAACCGGCTTAGGTGATTGTGGAATTAATGTTTCCTGTGCAAAGACTTCTTTGATTGCAGTTGTCATCACTTCGCCAAGAGCCTCTTCTTTACTAAGTCGCACTTCAAGCTTTGATGGGTGTACGTTCACATCAATTAATGTTGGGTCCATTTCAATTTTCACTACCGCTAGTGGATAACGGCCAATCGGCAACAACGTATGAAAGCCTTGTTGAATGGCTTGTGCCAACTTGTAGTTACGAATGTAACGACCATTAATAAAGATAGACATGTATTGTCGGCTCGCTCGGGTTAGTTCTGGCTTAGCCACATAACCAGACACCGTATAATCAAGAGACTGTCCTTCAATCGGCACCATCATTGAAGCGGTTTGACGACCATACACTTCTGCAATGACCTGTAAGAGTCGACCGTTCCCGGTTGTATTTAAAACCGTTTTCCCATCACTCGTGTAGTGAAAAGAAATAGCAGGATACGCCAACGCCATTCGATTGACTACATCACTAACATGACCAGATTCAGTCAATTTTGTTTTTAAGTACTTTAACCGCGCCGGTGTATTATAAAATAAATCTTTGATGACGATGCTTGTCCCTTTTTTTGCACTGGAAGGCTGCCGATCAATCAATTCACCACCATGAAGAGTCAATTCTACTCCTTGCGTCCCCGTACTCGTTTGCACAGTTAACGTCGATACCGACGCAATACTTGGTAAAGCCTCTCCTCGAAACCCTAACGTACGAATAGAAAACAAGTCGCGATCGTTTTGGATTTTTGAGGTGGCATGGCGTAAAAATGCCGTTTCCACTTGATCCGATGCTATCCCATGTCCATTGTCAACAATACGAATCGATTCCATACCGCCCTCTACTATTTCAACTAAAATGTCTGTTGCATCAGCATCAATAGCATTTTCAATTAATTCTTTCACAATTGAGGCAGGACGTTCAACCACTTCCCCAGCGGCTATTTTGTTGGACAAAGAATCATGTAACTGGCGAATGACTTTCACTGCACACACCTCATTTCTTTCTTAACTGCATTTGCCAATCGTTCACCTTTTTCATTGCTTCAAAAGGCGTGACGTGCAAAAGATCTAATTCCTGTAGCGCCTTTAAAACGCTTTGTTCTTTTTTTGTTTTCCCATTCTTTTTCTCTTCTTTTACTTGAAACAAACTTAATTGCTCCACATCTTCGTGAGTGGAAGCAACTTCTTCGTGAACGACTGTATGCTCTTGTGTAGCCTTTGTTGGTTTTGCTTCAAACGTCGCCAACAATTCATTTGCTCGTTTTGTTACAGACTCAGGTAAGCCAGCCAGCTCTGCAACATACACACCATAGCTACGATCGGCGGCACCTTCAATAATTTGGTGCAAGAACACGACTGTACCGTCTTCTTCAGCAGCAGACACATGGACGTTTCGTAATGTTGGAATTGACTTTGCCAGTTCCGTCAATTCATGATAATGGGTGGAGAACAACGTCTTTGCACCAATAGATTCGTGGATATACTCAATAATAGCCTGTGCTAAAGCCATCCCGTCATAAGTTGATGTTCCACGACCAATTTCGTCTAGTATAATAAGGCTATTTTCCGTCGCCTTTGTTAAGGCATCCTTTGTTTCCATCATTTCGACCATAAATGTACTTTGGCCACTCGCTAAGTCATCAGCAGCACCAATTCTCGTAAAGATTCGATCAAAAATCGGCATTGTTGCTTGCTTAGCAGGCACAAAACTTCCGATTTGAGTTAAGATAGCGCTAAGTGCAAGCTGTCGCATATAAGTAGATTTACCACCCATATTCGGTCCAGTAATAAGTAACATATCTCGTTCATCTGTTAAATCAATATCGTTTTCAACATATGTTCCCCGCTGAATAACCGTTTCTACCACAGGGTGTCGACCTTGAATGATATTAATTTGACGTGTTTCTGTTACAGTTGGCTTTACATA from Shouchella hunanensis includes these protein-coding regions:
- the miaA gene encoding tRNA (adenosine(37)-N6)-dimethylallyltransferase MiaA; amino-acid sequence: MNETVEGSMLLKKDPLIAVVGPTAVGKTELSIRLAETLQGEIINADSMQVYQGMTIGTAKPTDAERARVPHHLIDMLHPTEPWTVSSFQDRALAAISNVKARGKMPIMVGGTGLYVQAITHHLSFSKAESDPAYRQELEMFAQKQGGSALFQLLVEKDPKAAESIHPHNERRVIRALEVLHTTGHRFSEREEEQSVPRFHSALIGLTMDRELLYSRINQRVDRMMELGLVEEVEALYKAGIEGPAIQAIGYKELYAYFNREQSLSQAIDQIKTRSRQYAKRQLTWFKNKSEAEWFDVTSQTIEEILPKVVDFSCRKFKNGLE
- a CDS encoding class I SAM-dependent methyltransferase, whose protein sequence is MIVTTARKQVERLKEEAMSYITPLNGTFIDRNDRSIEDFYLAFGDQPLLVVAKDKLILHKQQGAEPFYYHPNVAFLRYKQWRRSGYDPFLAATELHPGDTFIDATLGMGADATMAQLAVGQKGQVIGLEANAYIAFIVSHGLANWREGDDLFIDALRRINVTKTDSLSFLKKSESKSVDVVYFDPMFDVRLHSPGIAGLKQFASYQSLTATMVEEAKRVARKKVVLKNHTKSDLFATLGFSVEKRANASFQYGVIKQ
- the mutL gene encoding DNA mismatch repair endonuclease MutL — protein: MKVIRQLHDSLSNKIAAGEVVERPASIVKELIENAIDADATDILVEIVEGGMESIRIVDNGHGIASDQVETAFLRHATSKIQNDRDLFSIRTLGFRGEALPSIASVSTLTVQTSTGTQGVELTLHGGELIDRQPSSAKKGTSIVIKDLFYNTPARLKYLKTKLTESGHVSDVVNRMALAYPAISFHYTSDGKTVLNTTGNGRLLQVIAEVYGRQTASMMVPIEGQSLDYTVSGYVAKPELTRASRQYMSIFINGRYIRNYKLAQAIQQGFHTLLPIGRYPLAVVKIEMDPTLIDVNVHPSKLEVRLSKEEALGEVMTTAIKEVFAQETLIPQSPKPVVEKQTSQQLAFSLRYQDRAVESEETDVAVHEETYAYKKKPLSDLAPLKTTSKTEEPFSMQEQQYNSQKDVEAEMEQLVETAPTVQSELKQEKSEEVIVSTIPPLYPVGQMHGTYIVAQNDNGMYLIDQHAAQERIKYEYFRKKLSEPTSTLQDLLVPLTLEFTAREAAMIQESKEKLEMVGLTLEPFGHHTYVVRSHPIWFPRGEEESSIREIIDQLLGTKRIDLYRLREEAAILMSCKAAIKANRHLRHDEMFELLETLRRCEEPYTCPHGRPILIHFSTYELEKMFKRVM